In Cryptomeria japonica chromosome 5, Sugi_1.0, whole genome shotgun sequence, the genomic window CCTATGCAAAAAAGAAAAATTACCCTGTGCAGAAGCAACTGCAGAACTCCAACTCCTATGACCCAAATGccaaagcatcaacatctatcATGTGAAGTAGGACAAGGGCAAGAAGAAGCAACAAAGTGATAATTGGTGCCATCATCATTGCACCAGTCCCCACACTGATATTGCATGCAGCATGCAACAATCTTTGATTGTAAAAGCCACATTAAATCTTAATCAAGTAGACTGATCAAAAAGGCCATTGTCTCAGCACCAATATCATGCCCATTGAGACTTTGAATAAACACAAATATCTCTTCCACTCCAACTATTGGTTTAAATGGACAACTACATGTCATTATCAAAGTGGAAGCCAAATGAACATCATTTCTGAAGACAACCAAATGCCTGGATCTTTACACCAAAGCACACCCAAGACCATACTCTCTAGGATGGTTGCAGAAAGGCAAGGATATTCAAGTAAGATGCCAACATATGTAGTCAAACCCATGCAATACAGTCAACTGTGACATTGCAACACTGGAAGCTTATGACTTAAAAGGTCACATGTGTACAACAAAAATGGTGTACATCAGGCAAGGTCACAGCAGAGGATAGTGCAAATCGACAACTGCTATGTCAACCTGCATAAGTCTTCATCGAAGACCAAGGTGGCCTTGACGTCTATGAAATAGTACCTTGTAATCATTTCCCACAAGCAGAAGTTTCTGCTTCTGATGGTCAATCTAGAGGCACCTATGCAAGAAAGCGTGCGTGCAATGGCAATGCACGATGTTGTACAAACACCATGGCAGCAACAATAGCTTAGCAAGGTACTGCAGATGTACAGTTGTCTTTGAGGAGCACAAAGATCTTCCCTCACACTACGTAGTACATCACATTATCAATTTGTTTCATGTATCCCCTCTTCCAAATAGCCTTATGTATCACAAGTCTGTTTGGAAGAATGATGGTCAACACTTGATCTGGGAATTGACTGATCAAACATCCAATCAGGCTCTTTTCCATGTGACAAGCTGATGGTCTTTGTGCAAAAGAGAGATGGCACATTGCACCTTTGCATAGACTATCACACACTCAACAAGATCGCAATGAAAAATAGGCACCCCCACCATGCTATGATGACCTCTTCAATCAGCTGTACAATTCAAAATACTTCTCTAAGAATGACCTCAAATTGAAATATCCCTAGGTACTAGTCCATCTCAAAGACATTTGGAAGGCAACTTTCAAATTGTATGAAGGGATGATTTATACTTTCAACTTGACCAATGTGCCAACAGCATTCATGCACTTAATGAACAACATTCCGTATCCTATAGTAAGCCCTACTATATGCAAAACTAACAAACACAAAATACTCCAACAACAATTATGGTTTTTTACATTTTTTCTAATTTTCTGCTAACATGCGTTCAAAGGGAAGCCTACCACTCTAATACAACTCACTGGATACTTGCTTACAAACTCTATACTGATTGATATGTATTGCTCCTGTGGGTTTCTGTCCCCAACATTATAGGTTCACACCTAAAGGGGTTCGTCTCCATTGCACATAGCTGCCATAGCAATGCCACAAACACTAAAATGAGAGTTGAATACTTGTTAATTTTCCAAAAGTCCCTCTTTTCTGCCTTAAGCTCTGTTTTATAGACCCAAATCCCATGATTGCAATGCCACAAACACTAAAATGAGAGTTGAATATTTGTTAACTTTCCAGTAGTCCCTCTTTCTGCCTTAAGCTCCCCTTTATAGACACAAATCCTAGAGTGGGAAGCCAGTCCACAAACAGTGGTAGCTAACTGACAATTAATTTCCTCAAATGTGGGCAGCTAACTAAAACACACTCCCTCAAAATTATCTATCCAAAATCATCAGCACTACTCCTAAATTGGTGAGCATTTAACTAATCAAGTCCATCCCTCAATCAGTGGAGTTAACTAATAGGCACTAAGACTCAACTGCTGCATAACTATAAGAAACAAATACTTAGTTGCTGCTCAACTGGAGGACACAAGACTCAGCCACCTTATTCTTAAGATGCAACATACACTTCAACTAAAAACTAAAAGTCTACCAGCGTATCTAATTGCTAATCCTATGTTGACAATCAATTCAATAAATAGTTATGGATTGAAAAAGGGGATAAGACACGTCCCTTCACCAACTCCTCTGCCATTATCTACTTGGATGACATCCTCATCTTCGACAGTACTAGGGAAGATTTTGGACACTTTGCATCAACACAAGCTGCAAGTCAACTTAGGCAAGTGTACCTTTAGCACAACACAAATCCAATATCTAGGCTACATCATTGATCATTCAATCATCAATTTAAATCCAGCAAAAATCACAGTGATTTGAGCTTAGCCAATGCTATGCACCATCACCAAATTGTGCAAATATCTGACTCATGACTTCTATCGCACATTTGTTCTTGGATTTTTGCATATCGCTTGGTTGCTAAGTCAAATCATGAACACCAAGGTAGCATTTGTTTGCACATCTACACAGCATCATGCCTTTGAGAAGATCCAGCAACAGCTACTCTGGCAATGCTTGACACTGCATGCCCCTTTGAAATTCAAACTAATTCAATTGGAAATGCACTTGGCACGGTACTCACTCAAAATGGGCATCTGACAGCTTACCATTTAGAAACCTTCAACTAcacaattcaacacttctccaccAACAAGAAAGAATTGTAAGTCATTATTCAAGTTGTCACGCAATGGTGACACTATTATCTTGACAAGGAGACAATCATTCACTCTGATCATAAGCCACTTCCATTTTTGTACATACAAAGCAAGTTCACGAATGCACACCGCATGAAGTGAATGACACATTTACAGCAGTTCCATTTGGTGATCAAGCAGAGGAAAGAGAAAGACAATAAGACAAATGATTCCTCCAGTTGACTGCCACTTCACACACTCATCACAATGTTGGATTTCCATGGCCATTTTTTTATTACAAGCCCCTTACTAAGCAGGTCTAAATTTCATATAGCCCTGCACCATGTCTGTGCAAGGTAAACTGGCCAGTAAATTCTACTTGTTTGACAGGCTTCTTTACAAGCTCAAACAACTCTCTGTTCCAGAAGGTATACTTCAACAACGACTCATTTAAAAGGTGCACTACACCAAAATAACTAGTCAAATTCAACATTACCAAGACATTGGCAGCACTATAGCAGTATTTCCAATGGCTTCATATGCATGCAAACATTGAGTGCcatatcaaatcttgcattccctATTGCATCGCCATTCCCACAAAAACAAGAAATTGGGGCTCTCGACATCTCTAGCAATACTACGAAGGCCCTAGGAATCTATCAACATGAATTTTATGAGCAGATTACCTATGATAAAGCATCAGAATAACTTTGTGtctgttgtggtagatagattttcaAAACTAGCCATCATGGGTGCATGCAAGTAAAGTATGACAACAGAAGAGATTGCATGTCTCTTCTTAAATCATGATTGGGTAGCATTTCAGGCTACTAACATCCATTATGTCTGACTACAACCCTGAGACTGTTAGCACATTCTAACAATCCTTGTGGGAGAGGATGCACAATTGAATCCACCCATAGCTTTTCATCCATAAACAAAAAGCTATATGAAGGTGCACAACTATACATTGGTGCATCTTTTACACATCTACAATcacacacacactcactcactTGGGGTGGCACTTGCAAGACATTTTGTCTACAGACTGTAGAACTGGAATGCCAAACGTCACCAATTGGAAGGTCCGACAATCATGGAATATTAACCATTATGTCTTCTTGTAACTATATTGTACATATTGTCATTCAATTCTTCACATAGATAGGCTAGCAAAGAATGGTCTAGTTAAACTAATTTGATGTGTATATCCCTTTCTAGTCACAAGAATTTTCATTCTCAACCTTGCTATCTATAACATCCATTGCAACCaattcatttttgtcttcaataaAAGTAGCACATTATCacttaaattcttccactcatttGAATGTGTAATGATTAAAAGTAGCTTGTGTTTTCCCTTGCATATTCCATAATCTTATCTTTCATTGAGATAGGATTGTCCCTCAGATCTCCTGGAATCCAGACCACAACATATAAAATACTTTACATAAGTTGCATGAAAGGTAGAGAAAGATTCAATGTAAATGGTATCTAACCTACTCAAAGCAATAATGTAAGCAACACATAAGCAGCAGAAAATCTTGTGCAAAATCAACTCACCATACCATAgatctaaaaaatttaaaaattataaagagAGATGTACGATTCAACAATCTGATGATGAGATCCCATTAGTTTATTATTTCTAGAGAACAGTAACTtcattaaagatgatgtgattttGCATCCAGAAAACATAGCAATTTCAagagaacaaaaaaaaatgttcaccCTAACATTCCCATTATATAAGCAGCAGAAAATCTTGTGCAAATTGAATTCTAGATCGCATCTATCAAAAACTAGAAagatatttcattttataaatttcAAATCATAAGATATACCATGCAGCCATGTTTtcccaaaaataaagaaagaaatgtacAATTCAACAATGACATTAAGATACAAGAATTTTTTTTACAAAGAAAAGTCCAGCAGATAGAAACCACATTTGTAGATGAAGTGATTTTGCACCCAAAAAGCATAGGAATTTGAAGAGAACTAAACAATGTCCCTGCTAAATTTCCCATCTTATAAAACCAACATGCATATAAACCTATCCAGTAGTTACAGTTTCAAATCTCTGTGGGAAGAAATAattctttaaaaattaaaaaaaaaaaaaaaatcagaactaGAATTTTAAGCATTGTGATTAATTGGGGATTCAAAAAAGGGAAGAAAAAGGAATCAATCGAGAAAACCCGTTTTCCGCCAAACCGCATTGCGCACCCGTCTTAGATCACGTCCTTTGAGTGTCCGCCCCAAGCCCTCATAGACAGAAAAGGTGGTCATATGGCTTCTTGCATTATCACGAGCCAAAATCTCATGTGGGGGCAGCCTCTCTTCatccttatcatcatcatcatcatccacctCGGTCCCTTCTGCCAACCCAGGTATTGCACCACCTTGGGGTTTGGTTAACTCATGGTTGGTCTTCGACCACTGGGGCACATTCACAGGTGCAGACTGGTGATACTTGTGTGCAGAGACCGAATACTCCTCATTTGAGCCTTTTGAGTTGGGTCCCATGGATGGAATAATTATCCTTGCAGTAGACTGACCAAAATTTGCAGCAGCAGTTAATGGCTTCTTACCAAGAAGGCTTGACCTACCCAGTGCTCGGTTGCCATCATCCAGTACAGCTGACAAACCTGCAGTTCCATGTTCTATGCCCCTCCGGAGCCTTCTCCTGCCATTTTCTTTGACACCTGATTGTAATGGGATTGCCGGAGAGCCCATTACAGTCTGCCAGGGAGgcacttccttttccttgttcttgGTAGATTCTTCTTCATAATCCCCTGCCCAAACTACATCCGTTTCATTCAGTTCAATTCCACCATTGGAAACGGCAGGCTCTGCAGCAGCAGCACCCAACAAGAGCTCTGCCCTCCTCAACCCAGACGTAATTCGCCGTGGTCGGCTGTTGTTTCCTCCCTCCATTCTTGAAACCCCTTAAAATTTGGCCAGAAGCACCTAACTGTTATCACCCAAGAATGCTCTGCGGGATACGGTGGCTAAACAACAACCTGTATGTTCCCAAGAAGTAACACAGAATATGATGGCTAAATACCTACCCGTTCTGTTCCAGTGAGCACCAAGGTACAAGATACTTTGGACAAAAACAATTAACTATTATCCCTGAACCACAGGATATAATGATCAAGGAGATCGCTGCTTTCTATCCATTCCCACAACAGGATGGAACAATATGGCCAAAAGAATTTAACCGTATATCTTAAATGCACTCCACGGGATATGCCCCAGAGCGCACTTAACTAATGTTTACACAGTTCGCAAGAATTTAAAAGCACTTGATGTGGCTAACTGTT contains:
- the LOC131077986 gene encoding protein S40-6 yields the protein MEGGNNSRPRRITSGLRRAELLLGAAAAEPAVSNGGIELNETDVVWAGDYEEESTKNKEKEVPPWQTVMGSPAIPLQSGVKENGRRRLRRGIEHGTAGLSAVLDDGNRALGRSSLLGKKPLTAAANFGQSTARIIIPSMGPNSKGSNEEYSVSAHKYHQSAPVNVPQWSKTNHELTKPQGGAIPGLAEGTEVDDDDDDKDEERLPPHEILARDNARSHMTTFSVYEGLGRTLKGRDLRRVRNAVWRKTGFLD